One segment of Danio aesculapii chromosome 3, fDanAes4.1, whole genome shotgun sequence DNA contains the following:
- the LOC130217063 gene encoding GTPase IMAP family member 9-like produces the protein MGKIDHASTLDLGIRLIPLARSVIEEVSERRIVLVGGSGAGKTASANTILGRREFGSERSSVTGSVAQATVSGRSVSVVDTPGLFYGGMRNEEMRMMLEISRSVSLSSPGPHAFLIVFSVNDRFADQQIPQMMKMMFGEEVFKYSIILFTHRSRLDEEERIKKLIEQNSALRAAVDQCGGRYHVFNNKDVNNREQVEDLLQKIDSMIQQNGGAHYTNQMTEDAEIHERRRRENPKRTNAQKSQEFLYPI, from the exons ATGGGCAAGATTGACCATGCTAGCACGCTCGACCTGGGGATTCGCCTCATACCCCTTGCCCGTTCTGTCATCGAGGAAG TGTCAGAGAGACGGATTGTTCTTGTGGGTGGAAGTGGTGCTGGGAAAACTGCATCTGCAAACACAATCCTGGGACGGAGAGAGTTCGGATCTGAGAGGAGTTCAGTGACCGGATCAGTTGCTCAAGCCACAGTTTCAGGCAGATCTGTGTCTGTAGTCGACACTCCTGGATTATTTTACGGAGGCATGAGAAATGAAGAGATGAGGATGATGTTGGAGATTAGCAGAAGTGTGAGTTTATCCAGTCCTGGACCTCACGCTTTCCTTATTGTGTTCAGTGTAAATGACAGATTCGCTGATCAGCAGATTCctcagatgatgaagatgatgtttGGTGAAGAAGTGTTCAAATACTCCATCATTCTCTTCACTCATAGATCTCGA CTGGATGAAGAAGAGCGCATAAAGAAGCTGATAGAGCAGAACAGTGCATTAAGAGCTGCAGTAGATCAGTGTGGAGGCAGATATCATGTGTTTAACAATAAAGATGTGAATAACAGAGAGCAGGTGGAGGATCTACTGCAGAAGATTGACTCAATGATACAGCAGAATGGAGGAGCACACTACACTAACCAGATGACTGAAGACGCTGAGATACATgagagaagaagaagagagaatCCTAAGAGAACAAATGCGCAGAAATCCCAAGAATTT ctgtatcctatctag